CGCTCGCTATAGACTGAGGGTGCGGGCTATTTCCTATGGTTCAAACTTCACTGGTTCCTGCACGTCCACGGAATGGCGGACTCCACGCGCGCCTAGTCCATCAAGGTCGATGGCTAAGTACCAAGGTCCTGAATGCGGAACCTTGATTCGGTACGGTGCTCGACGGGCAAGACCACCATGGAATTTATGCTGTTCGCCATCTTGATAGGCTGCAAAATTCTCTGGGTCCATCAAGCGTAGATTTGCCGGCCCGCTGAGGGTCACCACTAGAACACTGCCACGCTCAAGAAAATCCCATGCGTATTCGACGAAACTCTTCTCGCTCAAGTCCCTGACCTCCTTATTGGTCCGCTAGTACAAGAATGTAAGAAAGGCGTGTGGCCCAACAACATTGAGCTGTTGGGCCACACGCCTCAAGCAATAAGAAATTAGGCCATCGTTGCGGTGTCGATGACGAAGCGGTAGCGAACATCCGACTTCAAAACGCGTTCGTAAGCCTCATTGATCTTGTCTGCGGAAATTACTTCAATTTCTGCACCGATTCCGTGCTCGCCACAGAAGTCCAGCATGTCCTGGGTCTCCTTGATCCCGCCAATGTTGGAGCCAGCGAATGAACGACGACCACCAATCAGAGCGAAAGCGTTCACCGGAAGTGGCTCGGCTGGTGCACCAACGTTGACCAAGGTACCGTCAACGCGAAGTAGTTGCAGGAATGCACTGATGTTGATCGATGCACTGACCGTGTTGATGATCAGGTCGAACGTCTTGTGCAGGTCCTTGAAAGTAGCCTCGTCGCTGGTGGCGCGGTAGTCGCTGGCACCAAGCTTCAGACCGTCTTCCTTCTTCTTCAGCGACTGCGACAACACAGTTACCTCGGCACCCATGGCACTGGCAATCTTGACCGCCATGTGGCCTAGACCGCCAAGACCGACAACGGCAACCTTCTTACCTGGGCCGGCATTCCAGTGATGCAGTGGGGAGTAGGTGGTAATGCCTGCGCACAGTAGGGGAGCAGCAACATCAAGTTCAATGCTGTCAGGAATGCTCAGGACGAACTTCTCGGTGACGACGACATTGGTGGTGTATCCACCCTGGGTGACGGTTCCGTCGCGATCAATGGCGCCATAGGTGCCGGTCATGCCTTCAACACAGAACTGTTCTAGGTCATCGAGGCAGTATTCGCACTTGCCGCAAGAATTTACCATGCAGCCTACGCCGACGCGGTCGCCGACCTTGTGCTTGGTGACCTCGGAGCCAACTTCTGCCACGATGCCGGCGATCTCATGGCCTGGAGCCAGCGGGTAAGACTGTGGTCCCCAATCGCCACGGACCGTGTGGATGTCTGAGTGGCAGATGCCAGCGTACTTGATGTCAATCAGGACATCGTGTGGACCGACTTCGCGTCGTTCGATCTGGATGGGAGCCAGAGGCTCGGTTGCTGACGGGGCTGCGTATGCGTTGGCCATAGTAGTCATAGGAGTGTTCTTCCTTTGTTTATCTGTTTACGTGATTCCGTCAGCCGGTATCGGCTCACGGAGGTATTCAGTTACTTGCGAATCCAGATTTTCGCGCATTGTCGCTATCACTTCGTGTGAGAAATGATGCTTAGTAGGAAAGTTGTGACTTGTTCCCTCTAAGGACAACTTCAATCGATCCGTAAATAATCCCAACTGGACGAGATTTTTTATCCGAATTTGAGACGGGCTTGGATAGAAGGCGGATTAAACGCTGAGTGCTGGTTCTTGGCGGGCGGAACGCTTCGCAAGAACTGAGAGTGTGATCACCGGGATCAATGTCAGCGCCGCAACACATGCACCGAGCACGACTGGTCCGGTCGTGCCTAACGCGGATTCTAATGACTTGCCGCCTGCCCACGAAGCTACCACCGTGCCTGCATTAAAACCGGCGACAGTTAATGACGACGCCAATGTTGGAGCATGCCTGCCATAACTAATCGCAAGGGAGGCAAGGATCGGATTGGCCCCGAGTCCAAAGAATCCAAGCAATGTAATCAATACGATCATCGGCAGTTTCATCTCTGAGAGCAGACAAATTGCCAGCAGAACCAGGGTTGAAGCTGCGGGGGCAATGATAGTGAGCAAGTGTGGATGTGCATCCCCGAGCCTTCCCCCAACCAGAGAACCAATCAAGGAACCGACGCCAAAACCGATCAATACCAATGGAATAGCGGTCTCGCTGAATCCGGTGCCGTCGATTAGCAAGGGCGAAATATAGGAATAAGTTGCTAAGACGCCGCCGGTGGTGGTGGCGCAGGCAGCCAGCGTAAGCCATAAACGGGCTGAACGAAGTCCAGCAAGTTCACCGCATATCGATACATTGGAATGCTGCGACAAATTGTTCGGAACGTGGCGAGCAATGAGCAAGGCAGAGATCACTGCGAGCACTGCAAGACCCCAGAACGATCCGCGCCATCCAAAGTATTGGGAGGCGAAAGCTCCTAACGGCACACCTAAGACTGTGGCAAGCATGCCTCCTGCATTAATAATTCCCAGCGCACGTGATGCCATGCCGGCTCCCGCGCTCTTTGCCGCAACAACTCCGGCAATGGCCCAGAAGGCACCGGTGGCTAGCGCCGTGATGAAACGAGCAATCATCAACAGGGTGAAGTCGGATCCCAGCGCAACCACCACATGGCCGACAGCAAAGACGGCCAAAGCCAGGATCAAGGTCATTCGTTGAGGCAGGCGCAACGTCAACAGTGCCATCAGTGGAGCACCGATCACCATGCCAGCAGCGAAAACGGTGATCAGAAGGCCAGCTTTCGCGACACTAATATCAAGTTCGGCAGCCAGTTGGGTCAGAATTCCGGCCACGATGAACTCAGTGGTGAGCATCGTGAAAGTGCCTACTGCAAGCACGTATACAACCAAGGGGATAGTAGGGCTACCGCCCTTGCGTGTTGTTGCAGTGCGAGGCGCCGCTTTCACGCGTGGTTCGTCAACGTTCATTAACGTCCGTTCTATTAAGTAGGAATCCTTCAATATCTATTAGACCCGGAGAATCAAGGTGGAGGACGAGTATGTCCATACCGGTACTGGCTGTACCTCTTTGAAACGTCATTTTAGGATTCCACCTGGATCCTGAACCGGGCTGGCTGACCGACGGTATTCCGTGGGCAAGACGCAGGATTTTGAAAACTTCGCGCAATATCGACAGCCGGCGTCGCCGATCTATAAGGGCGAGGACGGCGATTTTTGGGATTTTCCGCAACGTAATTTGAAGGGACAAATATTGAATGACGAGCCGAGTACTTGAAAGGGTTGTTCGAGCCCTTGGGGTAAAAAATCGCATTCATCAAAGGAGGTTCTGTTGAACATCAAGAGGAAACTAGCAAGCACACTGATGGCCATGGCGCTTATTGCTGGCGGCACAGTCATCGCGCCAGCCGCGCAGGCCGGAGAACACATCAGCTCAACCCGCAATGGCGCAACCGGAGTCACCTACAAGTTTAATCACTGGACCAATAAGTTCTGTATCAAGCAGAACATCGGCAAGAAGTATCAGGGGATCGCTACTTTCTACGGCTCCCACGACACCTCTTATCTACAAACAAATGGCTACCGTAAATGGAGCTGCCTGAACCTGGTCAAGGGAACAAACTCTGGTATTTGGAACGGGGACACCATTCGTTTCTGTCTGAAGAGTCGAGTGGTGACGTGGTCAAGTGATCGCAATCCTGTCTCCTGCGGATACGTCAAGATCTAACGGCCTGTAGGAAGACGTTGCCCGTGCCTGGTGCAGACCCCGGGAATTCACCTAAAGGTGGCAGGTCGGGATCTGCACCATTGGGCAATTCCCGGTAGGCTAGTTACTGGGTCTGCATGTTCTGTGCCGTCCCCGTAAGAAAATAACTCTCAGGGCTGACTGACCGTTGGTCCCGACCGCCAGTTTCGCGGTCCTCGGTAGTGACTTTCGCTAGGACTATTAAAGGTCTCAGCGCGGGTCTCGATCGAAGACCAGATCTGGGTAGGGCCACGCGGTTCGCTCATCCACCTAGCTGGGAGCGATCGAAAGGAGCACCCCCTTAATGGAGGGTCCAGAAATCCAATTCGCCGAAGCGCAGATCGACAACGGTCGCTACGGTACCCGTACTATCCGCTTCGAAACCGGACGCCTTGCCAAGCAGGCTGCTGGTTCGGCCATGGTCTACATCGATGACGAGACCGCACTGCTCTCGGCAACCACCGCAGGTAAGCACCCACGCGAAGGCTTCGACTTCTTCCCACTGACCGTGGACGTCGAAGAGCGCATGTACGCTGCTGGCCGCATCCCAGGTAGCTTCTTCCGCCGTGAAGGCCGCCCATCGACCGAAGCCATCCTGGCTTGCCGTCTGATGGACCGCCCGCTGCGCCCAGCGTTCGTCAAGGGCCTGCGCAATGAGGTTCAGGTGGTTGTTACCGTTCTGTCCATCGAGCCTGACGAACTGTACGACGTCGTAGCAATCAACGCTTCCTCGATGTCCACCCAGCTTTCCGGTCTGCCATTCTCCGGCCCAATCGGCGGCGTTCGCGTTGCACTGGTTGACGACGGAAACGGCGCACAGTGGGTTGCTTTCCCTAAGCACTCCGAACTGAAGAACGCTGTGTTCAACATGGTCGTTGCCGGCCGTATCGCTGGCGACGACGTTGCCATCATGATGGTGGAAGCTGAAGCAACCGACAACGCTTGGGAACTGATCAAGGACCGCGGCGCGGTTGCCCCAACCGAAGAGGTTGTTGCAGAAGGCCTTGAGGCTGCCAAGCCTTTCATCAAGGTTCTGTGTGAAGCTCAGGCTGACCTGGCTGCTCGCGCTGCCAAGGAAACCGTCGAGTTCCCAGTCTTCCGCGATTACGAAGAAGATGCTTTCGCTGCCGTTGAAGCTGCTGCTTCGACCCGCCTGGCTCAGATCTACACCATCGCTGACAAGCAGGAACGTGACAACGCTGCTAGCGATTACAAGGACGAAGTTCTTGCACAGCTGGCTGGCGAAGGTAACACCTTCGAAGGTCGCGAGGGCGAAATCTCCAAGGCCTTCGGCGCTGTCACCAAGCACATTGTGCGCCAGCGTATCCTGACCGAGCAGATCCGTATCGATGGACGTGGACTGGCTGATATCCGTCAGCTTTCCGCTGAGGTTGAGGTCCTGCCTCGCGTTCACGGTTCGGCAATCTTCGAACGTGGCGAAACCCAGATCATGGGTGTGACCACCTTGAACATGCTGAAGATGGAACAGCAGATTGACTCGCTGTCCCCAGTGAAGTCCAAGCGCTACATGCACAACTACAACTTCCCTCCATACTCGACCGGTGAGACCGGCCGCGTAGGTTCGCCAAAGCGCCGCGAAATCGGCCACGGCGCACTGGCTGAGCGCGCACTGGTTCCAGTGCTGCCAAGCCGCGAGGAATTCCCATACGCGATCCGTCAGGTCTCCGAGGCACTGGGTTCCAACGGCTCGACCTCCATGGGCTCGGTTTGCGCCTCGACCCTGTCGCTGCTGAACGCTGGTGTGCCACTGCGCGCACCAGTAGCCGGTATCGCCATGGGTCTGGTTTCGGACACCGTTGACGGCGAAACCCGCTACGCTGCCCTGACCGATATCCTCGGTGCTGAAGATGCCATGGGCGACATGGACTTCAAGGTTGCCGGTACTTCCGAGTTTGTCACGGCTATCCAGCTGGACACCAAGCTGGACGGTATTCCAGCTTCGGTTCTGGCTGCTGCGCTGACCCAGGCTCGTGAAGCCCGCCTGCACATCCTGAACGTGCTGAACCAGGCAATCGACACCCCAGATGAGCTGAACGTTAACGCGCCACGCATCATCTCGGTGAAGATCCCAGTGGATAAGATCGGCGAGGTTATCGGCCCTAAGGGCAAGATGATCAACCAGATCCAGGAAGACACCGGCGCTGACATCTCGATCGAAGATGACGGCACCGTGCTGATCGGCGCAACGGGCGGCGAAGCTGCTGAAGCTGCCCGCTCGGCCATCAACGCTATTGCTAACCCTCAGGTTCCTGAGGTTGGCGAGCGTTACCTGGGTACCGTCGTGAAGCTGACCACCTTCGGTGCGTTCGTTTCGCTGACCCCTGGCAAGGACGGTCTGCTGCACATTTCCGAGCTGCGTAAGATCAACGATGGCAAGCGCGTTGAAGACGTTGAAGACGTCGTCGGCGTTGGCCAGAAGCTACAGGTTGAAATCACCAAGATTGATGACCGTGGCAAGCTGTCGCTGGCTCCAGTGATCGACGAAGCTGAAGAAGAAGCTGCTGCTGAGTAGTCTTTAGACTCCGCAACGAAACCCCGGCCCACCTGTGGTGGACCGGGGTTTTCGCTATCCTGGGCGCCAAGCGAGCGTTAACCGCTGCGTGCCCGAAGTAGCCTGTCGTGTCCCTGTCATTGACTCTGCAGAAACCAAACGCCTGATCGAAGAACGATCAGGCGTTGTGGCAGTGGCTTCAGCACAGGATCAATGGGTGATCCGTTGTTAGCTCAGATGCTTGTCAAAGAACTCGCGCAGCTGGACACTCTTCTGCTTGGCAATGTCGTCCCATGCATCGATCGAAATGGAATCGTCGGCGTAGTCGGAAGGGATCTTGAAGATCTGCAATGGAACGTTAAAACGCTGGCAAATACTGGCGTAGGCGTAGCCTTCCATGTCCACTAGGGAAGCCCCGAGCTCCTTGACATGATTACGCTGCTTCTCGTCTGAGACGAAAACGTCGCCAGTGGCCATCGTTGCCTGAGTCTCGAGCACGATGTCGCCGGTCGTCTCCACAGTGGCCGAGGGCAATGGGAAGTCGTGTTGAATGAGCTTCGTGACCTGATAGATGGTATCCAGGCTTGGGCGGTCTTCGCCCGCGTGTCCTACGACCCCTGCGGTGCCCAACACGATCACGTTTTTGATATTTCCGTCGGCAATAGCGCCGGCCAAAGCCACAGATGCGTTGACCTTGCCTACACCTGAAATCAAGTGGTCAACATCTGCAAAAGCTACCGCTTCATCCGAATGTGCGAAGACGAGTAAGGACTTCTGTTCCGACATGAATTTCCCCTCTAAAGAAGTCAGTTCGGGAAGTCTACTGTGCCCGAACGTCCTAAGAAGTCTACCGGTTACGGCGCATTAACAATGGTTCAGGCGCCATTGACCCAACCGATACACTTTATTTATGAGTGATATCGAACTTGCAGAAGTTGAAAGCTTTGCCTTAGACCACACCAAGGTCAAGGCACCATATGTACGCAAGATTGGTGTGGAGCGTGGTCCCAAGGGCGATGCCATCACTAACTACGACATTCGTTTCGTGCAGCCCAACCACGGTGAAATTCCAACGGCAGGTTTGCATACCATCGAACATACGATGGCCGGTCTGTTGCGCACCCGCATTGACGGCTTGATTGACTTCTCCCCATTTGGTTGCCGTACGGGCTTCCACATGATTTTGTGGGGTGAACCAGAGCCTGCCGAGGTCGCGGCCGCAGTGAAAAGTTCACTAGAAGATATTGCGGAGCGGATTACCTGGGAGGACGTGCCGGGTACTGAAGCCAAGAGCTGCGGTAATTACCGTGACCACTCGCTACATTCTGCCCGTGAATGGGCCAAGGTCATCTTGGAGCAAGGCATTAGCCTTGATGCTTTTAAGCGATCCAAGATTGCTTAACAAACTTTCAAGTTCAAAAGATCCCGCACTTCAGCATTGAAGTGCGGGATTTTTGGTTCCTGAATTCCTCGAGTCGAAGCTACGATGTCGGACTCAGCAAAACCATATCTGCTCTAGGTAGCATGGTTGATATGCGCAAAGTTCTTCCTTCAGCCGCCGTACTTGCCTTCATTGTTTTTTCAGCCAGCGGATGTGCTGATCTGGAGTCAGCGCGAACAACCACCATCAGTGATGCTTGCCAACAGGCCATTCAGCAGCAAAACGAGGCCTGGTCGGATCACGACGCCTCGGAATCAAAAATTCAAGAAGCGGAATCCAAAGGGCTCCAGGCATGCAAGGATTTGGACGAATGGAGTACCGCGGTTTCCTATAACCCTGGTTCCGTCGGCTATGACGAGCTAAGCCTTGAAGAAGCAGCAAACTCAGTCTATTTGGCTTGCTCTTCAGTGGATTCTGAAAACAAGACCCCGGTATGTATCGATGCCGGTAAGCGTGGCTACCTCGACGAGTCTTAAGGTCTGCGATCAACTAGGTGGGTAACTAGCACGGGTAACTGACCGAGAGATCTCAAGATCTACAAGAACTTCGGATGTTGCGATCGTGTCGAACTTCAGGGGCAGCAATGTGGATTGTGACCGACTATCCGAAATTTTAATATGATGAGTGACACAAATTTTGCTCATCTTTACTCACTTTTCATCATGGAGTGATCGGCGCAAAAAGTCCGAGATTTCAGTAATTCTTGGCACAACTGTGACCGTGGTCTTGTAATAACGGATAATTTTGATCTTCCAAACTATTAATCCGTATGAGGGTTGGAGCACCTTCAAAGCCCTAGAGTGAGTCCGGTAACAAATGAGCTTTGAGAAACACGGGAAGCCAGAAAGTCACCTTGAGAGCAGTGACTGTCTCGATATGACTTCCCGCAGTGCCCGAGGGCCAAGGCTGATCTTCACCTCTTGGAAAGCGGAGACCGACCAACATGCCAAACACTGAACTCGATCAGCAACAGCTGAAATCGGAGTCTGTTCAAGCGCGCCTGGAAACAGCTGATAACGGGGCCAAGCCCCGCGTTCCACGCGGAGTAGGAACGCTCGCTTTTACCGAATTCTGGGAGCGCTTCTCCTTTTACGGCCTCAATGGCATCTTGACTTTTTACCTTCTGTACACCGCAGCAGAAGGTGGGCTAGGCATTGATGCTGCTTCCGCCTCCGGCATTGTTGGCGCCTATGGTGGCTCGGTATACCTTGCCCAGCTACTGGGTTCTTGGATGGGCGAACGAGTTATTAGCCCCAAGTGGATGGTCTTTATTGGTGGCGTGATCATCGCCATTGGACACGTGGCTTTGGCGTTCATTCCGGGCATGTCGGGCTTGGCTGTCGGATTGGGCCTTATCATTTTGGGCACCGGCGCACTCAAAACGAATATCACTAACATCGTCGGCCTGGCAGTTGAAGGCCAAGATGAAGGACGTCGCGATGTCGGGTTCGCCTATTTCTACCTAGCCATCAATATGGGCGCAGTGACTGGTCCGTTAGCTTCCGGCTTTGCTCAGAATGAGTGGGGATTCCACGTTGGATTCGGTTTGGCCGCCGTAGGTATGCTCATTTCTTTGGGCGTGTACGTTGCGTCTATGCCAAAGCTCCCGGCTAAGGGTTCAATTGTTGAGCGCCCAATTGAAAAAGCTCAGCTAATTCGCTTGAGCATCATCGCGGTTGTTGTCCTCTTGGCAATCATCTTTGCGCTGTCTTCCAACTTGCTTCCAGCTGCTTCCTTGTCAGCGATTACGACGGTGCTCATCTTGGCCAGTGCCGCGTGGTACTTCATCATGATGCTCAGCAGCAAGGAAGTAACGTCTGACGAGAAGCACCGTGTTGGTGCCTACCTTCCACTGTTCTTAGCTGGCGGTCTATTCTTTGGTCTGTTGTTCCAGCAGTCGACTACTATTGCGATTCTCATTTCAGAACGTGTGGACTTGGTGATTGCTGGGTGGAGCGTACCGGTCGCGTGGATCACCATGCTGGCACAGTTTGCAGCCGTACTGATCACTCCCTTTGTGACCTACTTCTGGGGCAAGTCTGGAAACGACGGACCCGGCGCGCCATCCAAGTTTGCTGTGGGTATGTTCCACATGGGCTGCGCTTACATCATCATGCTGTTCATCCTCAAAATCTATGAGGGTGCGCTCATCCCACTGCTGCTCATTGTTCTGGTCATGATGGCAGCCGGAGCCTCGGAAGTCTTTGTTGGCCCGGTAAGCCTATCGCTGGCAACTCGAATCGGACCCGAGCGCTTCCGCTCCCAGATGGTCGGTCTGAACTTCTTGACCCTATCCCTGGGTTCAGCGTTCTCGGGGCTATTCGGACAGTTGTATACGGTAATCAACGATTATGCATACTTCATCTGCATCATTGCCTCGGGCGTAATTGTCGGCATTTTGTTGTGGGTCTTCCGCCGTAAGCTTCAGCGGAATCTCTACGCAGGTCTCTAGAAATCAAAGCCCGCTGGATCAGTTGATCCAGCGGGCTTTGCAGCACCTGCACTGGTCGAGGTGAACAAGTACACAAGTATTTTTCTCCAAGATCCATCCCAC
The nucleotide sequence above comes from Glutamicibacter sp. B1. Encoded proteins:
- a CDS encoding DUF1883 domain-containing protein, with the protein product MSEKSFVEYAWDFLERGSVLVVTLSGPANLRLMDPENFAAYQDGEQHKFHGGLARRAPYRIKVPHSGPWYLAIDLDGLGARGVRHSVDVQEPVKFEP
- a CDS encoding NAD(P)-dependent alcohol dehydrogenase; this translates as MTTMANAYAAPSATEPLAPIQIERREVGPHDVLIDIKYAGICHSDIHTVRGDWGPQSYPLAPGHEIAGIVAEVGSEVTKHKVGDRVGVGCMVNSCGKCEYCLDDLEQFCVEGMTGTYGAIDRDGTVTQGGYTTNVVVTEKFVLSIPDSIELDVAAPLLCAGITTYSPLHHWNAGPGKKVAVVGLGGLGHMAVKIASAMGAEVTVLSQSLKKKEDGLKLGASDYRATSDEATFKDLHKTFDLIINTVSASINISAFLQLLRVDGTLVNVGAPAEPLPVNAFALIGGRRSFAGSNIGGIKETQDMLDFCGEHGIGAEIEVISADKINEAYERVLKSDVRYRFVIDTATMA
- a CDS encoding MFS transporter, with amino-acid sequence MNVDEPRVKAAPRTATTRKGGSPTIPLVVYVLAVGTFTMLTTEFIVAGILTQLAAELDISVAKAGLLITVFAAGMVIGAPLMALLTLRLPQRMTLILALAVFAVGHVVVALGSDFTLLMIARFITALATGAFWAIAGVVAAKSAGAGMASRALGIINAGGMLATVLGVPLGAFASQYFGWRGSFWGLAVLAVISALLIARHVPNNLSQHSNVSICGELAGLRSARLWLTLAACATTTGGVLATYSYISPLLIDGTGFSETAIPLVLIGFGVGSLIGSLVGGRLGDAHPHLLTIIAPAASTLVLLAICLLSEMKLPMIVLITLLGFFGLGANPILASLAISYGRHAPTLASSLTVAGFNAGTVVASWAGGKSLESALGTTGPVVLGACVAALTLIPVITLSVLAKRSARQEPALSV
- a CDS encoding polyribonucleotide nucleotidyltransferase, which translates into the protein MEGPEIQFAEAQIDNGRYGTRTIRFETGRLAKQAAGSAMVYIDDETALLSATTAGKHPREGFDFFPLTVDVEERMYAAGRIPGSFFRREGRPSTEAILACRLMDRPLRPAFVKGLRNEVQVVVTVLSIEPDELYDVVAINASSMSTQLSGLPFSGPIGGVRVALVDDGNGAQWVAFPKHSELKNAVFNMVVAGRIAGDDVAIMMVEAEATDNAWELIKDRGAVAPTEEVVAEGLEAAKPFIKVLCEAQADLAARAAKETVEFPVFRDYEEDAFAAVEAAASTRLAQIYTIADKQERDNAASDYKDEVLAQLAGEGNTFEGREGEISKAFGAVTKHIVRQRILTEQIRIDGRGLADIRQLSAEVEVLPRVHGSAIFERGETQIMGVTTLNMLKMEQQIDSLSPVKSKRYMHNYNFPPYSTGETGRVGSPKRREIGHGALAERALVPVLPSREEFPYAIRQVSEALGSNGSTSMGSVCASTLSLLNAGVPLRAPVAGIAMGLVSDTVDGETRYAALTDILGAEDAMGDMDFKVAGTSEFVTAIQLDTKLDGIPASVLAAALTQAREARLHILNVLNQAIDTPDELNVNAPRIISVKIPVDKIGEVIGPKGKMINQIQEDTGADISIEDDGTVLIGATGGEAAEAARSAINAIANPQVPEVGERYLGTVVKLTTFGAFVSLTPGKDGLLHISELRKINDGKRVEDVEDVVGVGQKLQVEITKIDDRGKLSLAPVIDEAEEEAAAE
- a CDS encoding purine-nucleoside phosphorylase yields the protein MSEQKSLLVFAHSDEAVAFADVDHLISGVGKVNASVALAGAIADGNIKNVIVLGTAGVVGHAGEDRPSLDTIYQVTKLIQHDFPLPSATVETTGDIVLETQATMATGDVFVSDEKQRNHVKELGASLVDMEGYAYASICQRFNVPLQIFKIPSDYADDSISIDAWDDIAKQKSVQLREFFDKHLS
- a CDS encoding S-ribosylhomocysteine lyase; translated protein: MSDIELAEVESFALDHTKVKAPYVRKIGVERGPKGDAITNYDIRFVQPNHGEIPTAGLHTIEHTMAGLLRTRIDGLIDFSPFGCRTGFHMILWGEPEPAEVAAAVKSSLEDIAERITWEDVPGTEAKSCGNYRDHSLHSAREWAKVILEQGISLDAFKRSKIA
- a CDS encoding peptide MFS transporter; protein product: MPNTELDQQQLKSESVQARLETADNGAKPRVPRGVGTLAFTEFWERFSFYGLNGILTFYLLYTAAEGGLGIDAASASGIVGAYGGSVYLAQLLGSWMGERVISPKWMVFIGGVIIAIGHVALAFIPGMSGLAVGLGLIILGTGALKTNITNIVGLAVEGQDEGRRDVGFAYFYLAINMGAVTGPLASGFAQNEWGFHVGFGLAAVGMLISLGVYVASMPKLPAKGSIVERPIEKAQLIRLSIIAVVVLLAIIFALSSNLLPAASLSAITTVLILASAAWYFIMMLSSKEVTSDEKHRVGAYLPLFLAGGLFFGLLFQQSTTIAILISERVDLVIAGWSVPVAWITMLAQFAAVLITPFVTYFWGKSGNDGPGAPSKFAVGMFHMGCAYIIMLFILKIYEGALIPLLLIVLVMMAAGASEVFVGPVSLSLATRIGPERFRSQMVGLNFLTLSLGSAFSGLFGQLYTVINDYAYFICIIASGVIVGILLWVFRRKLQRNLYAGL